Genomic window (Acidobacteriota bacterium):
CGCAGGCTGCAGGAAATATGTTCAGGAACCGGGCCCCGGGCAAGCCGCAAAGGAGATCCTCATGACCCAGCCATCACCGGACACGTCCATCCCGCCAACCTCCGGCGCCGTCCCCTCCCCCCAGCCCGTGTGGGACCTCTCGGGGCTCTACCGGTCGCCCGACGACCCGGCCCTGGCCCGGGACATGGAGACGCTCGAGCCGCTGGCGGAGGCCTTCGAGAGGAAGTTCCGGGGCACCCTGGACGCGGCGGGAACGGTGCTTCGGGCGATCGCCTGTTACGAGGAGATCCAGGCGCTGCTCTCCAGGGTCCGGGCTTACGCGCACCTGGCCTTCGCCGTCCGTACCGACGACCCCACCCTCCAGAAACTGTTGGTGAAAACCGACCTGCTGGAGGCCCGGCTGGAGGAGAAGCTCGTCTTCTTCCGCCTGGAGTTGATGGAACGGGGCGGCCCGGCCCTCGACGCCTTCATCGACGACCCCCGGCTGGCCGGGTACCGAACCTTCCTGCGCCACCTCCGGGCCTTCGCACCGCACCGGCTGAGCGAACCGGAGGAGGTGGTGACGGCGCGCAAGGACGTGACGGGCCGCCTCGCCTTCACCCGGCTGTACGAGGAATTGACGGCCTCCTTCGTGTTCGGTGCGGAGGTGCGCGGCGAAGCCCGGGTGCGGACGGGCTCCGAGATGCGAGCCCTCTTCTACGACCCCGACCCGGACGTCCGCCGGCAGGCCGTCGAGGCGTACTACGGCCGATACGGCGAGCACGGGGCCGTGATCACCACCGTCTTCAACAGCCTCGCCCAGGACCACGCGCTGGAGTGCGGCACGCGCCGGTGGGGCGACCCCCTGGCGCCCTCCCTCGCCGACAACCTGCTGGAACGCTCCACCCTCGACCGCATGCGGGGGGTCATCGCCGGCGCCTACGGCCTCGTCGGGGAGTACTACCGGCTCAAGGCCGGCCTCCTGGGGGTCGAGCGGCTGACGGGCGCCGACCTCTACGCCCCCGTGGGCG
Coding sequences:
- a CDS encoding M3 family oligoendopeptidase; translation: MTQPSPDTSIPPTSGAVPSPQPVWDLSGLYRSPDDPALARDMETLEPLAEAFERKFRGTLDAAGTVLRAIACYEEIQALLSRVRAYAHLAFAVRTDDPTLQKLLVKTDLLEARLEEKLVFFRLELMERGGPALDAFIDDPRLAGYRTFLRHLRAFAPHRLSEPEEVVTARKDVTGRLAFTRLYEELTASFVFGAEVRGEARVRTGSEMRALFYDPDPDVRRQAVEAYYGRYGEHGAVITTVFNSLAQDHALECGTRRWGDPLAPSLADNLLERSTLDRMRGVIAGAYGLVGEYYRLKAGLLGVERLTGADLYAPVGDPAPLCDFPSAERLTREAYGRFHPEAGRLAGLFFDERLIHAPVAKGKQGGAFCYGPGPSCRPYILLNHTGQLRDVFTLAHELGHGIHDLLASGRSWLNYHPPLVAAETASVFGEMLLTERLLETPMTPGQRVGFLCGRLEDAIATLFRQNMYIDFEWDTHTRIAGEILSADELCAAWETRARDLYGGVVDFLPEQRWNWAAIPHFFRYTFYCYAYSFGQLFVWCLFRKWKEEGGAFAGKFMDLLAAGGSRTPAELAGSVGEDLDSPAFWEKGLSVFRGYLDELSALVPRT